One part of the Lytechinus pictus isolate F3 Inbred chromosome 3, Lp3.0, whole genome shotgun sequence genome encodes these proteins:
- the LOC129257522 gene encoding SAFB-like transcription modulator isoform X6, which translates to MEELEPDELMDGDYLQVDSTGDPSMDGLSQESMDAGAVDFQISDEDVIGKLDPETVIDSVDCEMDDMNDDAINITADDDQLLTEDEALGDQVEETKAETDNSGLSSTGAKDAVDSNKVEKETTDASTTEKQEVDNESLVVHVDEPSILELEGVLTKPENKAAAEDTPAVVQADADTQKESTPGKEKWELETQEKKDEGESSEQAEQAVSKTDEETAGDSTASVETTGDKKDSPEEVSTEDAERRSSTGSSTGKPGSEKERRPGTGRVGGRNLWVCNLSKTTRAADLKAAFSKYGKVAGAKVVTNARSPGTLCYGFVMMSASSEAQRAMNHLHRTELHGRTIHVEWAGNDPVPGGRKPPLIPPSLLLAEKEKEKEREKEKEKEKEKAKEEANAAASVAVKTEKEETKPAEEKTGSDSKETKPPAASPAGKSPAKAGDDNKSTSKTEPVSDTESKSQSESKEKSDKDKERDRKDILSFDKIKEQRDRTRLTKRERELRDMERRKERERMANFRRQREILRRRKREEEDKVRRERDQLKMQRMQLEQERQERERLERERMRLQQERQREQERLERERALNMQLRLEQEHRTAMKRTMDARGMPMHEMDPYMGEQKRRMAMETGLLPPPVMMQGPMDVAGGMMNQRGPDMGGERRFDRTHHRGGDRRDDTGGRFSGGRFRDDGRNQRADRAGARRDEPRKDRREDSRRDDSRKDTRRDEARRDDVRRDEGRREDVRKEVHRRDGPTRRDDHHSRREEPARREEPARREEPARREEPVRREEAPRRPDAQRRSSAGRREENFPRRDVRETREPRETRETREAREPRTTAPPHQRQEAPRRVDPPKREEPPRREPHSQGRFGGEKDERRVIATNTRNERYDNQGGRAPQEDFNNRGNTGFQDRRRNDRERDRPLSDTYARREPERDRGNFNQDRNRFDGAGDTHFQRRSPPARSKPQPSRGDNWKPDHHGGSSNSDTRRVTSGDHDSWKPNQAPRQTSDRRVELRTVDHHHERPAPREIVDHPSTFSRNRLPDFQPNMNQEPSGWTGGNDNRPIGSFNDRPLIQDPLPRHTPSSDISTGIIGSSSRGEKWPAGRIDSGLGTQPDRWGGGNSLSAMSSSLASSISQSSQPLNSMLGGTGSSSFGSTAFGNNALGNLLSSMNASTGGSSYGLDRHNLPADNRFDSFQGTQGIRRF; encoded by the exons ATGGAAGAATTAGAGCCAGACGAGCTGATGGATGGTGACTATCTGCAGGTCGATTCCACCGGGGATCCCAGTATGGATGGTCTCTCTCAAGAGAGCATGGATGCTGGTGCTGTAGACTTCCAGATCTCGGACGAG GATGTAATTGGGAAGCTTGACCCCGAGACTGTCATTGATTCAGTGGATTGTGAAATGGACGACATGAATGACGATGCTATCAACATCACTGCCGATGATGACCAACTACTCACCGAAGAT GAAGCACTAGGTGACCAGGTAGAGGAGACCAAAG CTGAAACAGATAATTCCGGGTTATCCTCGACGGGAGCTAAAGATGCCGTTGATTCCAACAAGGTGGAGAAGGAAACCACTGACGCATCCACCACAGAGAAGCAAGAAGTTGATAACGAGTCCCTGGTGGTACATGTCGATGAGCCTTCAATCTTGGAGCTTGAAGGAGTGCTAACCAAACCAGAAAACAAGGCCGCAGCTGAAGACACACCTGCAGTCGTGCAGGCTGATGCGGATACCCAGAAGGAATCCACCCCTGGGAAGGAGAAATGGGAGTTGGAAACTCAGGAGAAGAAAGACGAAGGAGAATCTTCTGAGCAAGCCGAACAAGCTGTTAGTAAGACAGATGAGGAGACAGCTGGGGATAGCACTGCTAGTGTTGAGACAACGGGGGACAAGAAAGATTCCCCTGAGGAAGTCTCCACGGAAGATGCCGAGCGGAGAAG CTCTACTGGTTCTAGCACTGGCAAACCTGGCTCAGAGAAGG AGCGTCGTCCAGGCACCGGAAGAGTAGGTGGCCGTAACCTCTGGGTGTGTAATCTCTCCAAGACCACACGTGCAGCCGATCTGAAGGCAGCATTCAGCAAGTATGGGAAG GTTGCTGGTGCCAAGGTCGTGACCAACGCCCGTAGTCCCGGAACCTTATGCTATGGATTTGTGATGATGTCTGCAAGCTCCGAAGCTCAGAGGGCTATGAATCATCTCCATCGTACTGAGCTCCATGGCAGAACTATCCATGTTGAATGG GCTGGTAATGATCCTGTTCCAGGAGGGAGGAAGCCGCCTCTCATTCCACCGTCACTGCTCCTGGcggagaaggagaaagagaaggaaagggaaaaggagaaggagaaggagaaggagaaagcTAAGGAAGAGGCCAATGCCGCTGCTTCTGTGGCGGTGAAAACTGAAAAAGAAGAGACCAAACCTGCTGAAGAGAAGACTGGCAGTGATAGCAAGGAAACAAAGCCGCCTGCAGCATCTCCAG cTGGAAAATCCCCTGCCAAGGCTGGTGATGATAACAAATCAACTTCCAAGACAGAACCAGTATCAGATACAGAATCAAAATCACAGTCTGAAAGCAAGGAGAAGTCTGATAAAGACAAAGAGAGGGATAGGAAAGACATCCTATCTTTTGATAAGATCAAAGAGCAGCGTGATAGAACCAGACTTAccaaaagagaaagagaattgaGAGATATGGAGAGACgcaaagagagggagaggatgGCAAACTTCAGAAGGCAGCGAGAAATTCTGAGACGTCGCAAAAGGGAGGAGGAAGATAAGGTTAGGAGGGAACGTGATCAACTGAAAATGCAGCGCATGCAACTTGAGCAGGAGCGACAGGAAAGGGAGAGGCTTGAGCGAGAAAGAATGCGTCTTCAGcaagagaggcagagagagcAAGAGAGGTTGGAAAGGGAAAGGGCTCTAAACATGCAGCTACGACTTGAGCAAGAGCATCGTACAGCGATGAAACGCACCATGGATGCCAGAGGTATGCCCATGCATGAGATGGATCCATACATGGGAGAGCAGAAGCGCAGAATGGCTATGGAGACTGGCCTGTTGCCACCACCTGTCATGATGCAAGGTCCTATGGATGTTGCTGGGGGGATGATGAACCAGAGGGGGCCAGACATGGGAGGCGAGCGGAGGTTTGATAGGACGCACCATCGGGGAGGTGATCGACGGGATGATACAGGTGGACGCTTCAGTGGAGGAAGGTTCCGAGATGATGGACGGAACCAGAGAGCCGACAGGGCAGGGGCACGCCGAGATGAGCCGAGGAAAGACAGGAGAGAAGATTCAAGACGCGATGATTCTAGAAAAGATACCAGGAGAGATGAAGCGCGAAGagatgatgttcgaagggatgaaGGAAGAAGAGAAGATGTACGGAAAGAGGTTCATCGTCGTGATGGGCCAACAAGAAGGGATGATCATCATTCGAGGAGGGAGGAGCCAGCTAGGAGAGAGGAGCCAGCTAGGAGAGAGGAGCCAGCTAGGAGAGAGGAGCCAGTCAGGAGAGAAGAAGCCCCTCGTAGACCAGACGCTCAGCGAAGATCATCAGCAGGCAGGAGAGAAGAGAATTTCCCGAGAAGAGATGTCAGAGAAACACGAGAACCCAGAGAAACGAGAGAAACAAGAGAAGCTAGAGAGCCAAGAACCACCGCTCCTCCACATCAGAGGCAGGAAGCTCCTCGCCGTGTTGATCCTCCTAAAAGAGAGGAACCTCCCAGGAGGGAACCCCATTCTCAAGGGCGTTTTGGTGGAGAAAAGGATGAGAGGCGTGTCATAGCTACCAACACCCGTAACGAAAGATACGATAATCAGGGAGGTAGAGCTCCACAGGAAGATTTCAACAACCGTGGCAATACTGGGTTCCAGGATAGGCGAAGGAATGACCGAGAGAGAGATCGCCCTTTATCCGACACATATGCTCGCAGAGAACCAGAGAGAGACAGAGGTAACTTCAACCAGGACCGGAATCGCTTTGATGGAGCTGGAGATACACACTTTCAGCGTAGATCTCCTCCAGCAAGAAGCAAGCCCCAGCCTAGCAGAGGGGACAACTGGAAACCAGATCATCATGGCGGTTCATCCAATAGTGATACTAGGAGAGTCACCAGTGGAGACCATGATTCTTGGAAGCCGAACCAAGCTCCCCGTCAGACCAGTGACCGCAGGGTAGAGCTCAGAACCGTTGATCACCACCATGAGCGTCCAGCCCCCAGAGAGATCGTGGATCACCCTTCTACCTTCAGTCGTAACAGGTTGCCTGATTTCCAGCCAAACATGAACCAAGAACCCAGTGGATGGACGGGAGGCAACGACAATCGTCCTATTGGTAGTTTCAACGACAGACCACTCATACAGGATCCCTTGCCAAGGCACACCCCGAGCAGTGACATCAGCACGGGCATCATTGGGAGTTCCTCCAGAGGAGAGAAGTGGCCTGCCGGCAGGATAGATTCGGGCCTCGGCACTCAACCAGACCGATGGGGTGGGGGTAATTCTCTATCAGCCATGTCTTCCTCCCTCGCCTCAAGCATTTCTCAGAGTTCCCAACCCCTCAACTCCATGCTTGGCGGCACAGGATCATCCAGCTTTGGAAGTACTGCATTTGGCAATAACGCGCTTGGTAACCTCCTCAGCAGTATGAATGCCAGTACAGGTGGGTCTAGCTATGGATTAGACAGACACAACTTACCAGCTGATAATCGTTTTGATTCATTCCAAGGTACGCAAGGGATACGCCGATTTTAA
- the LOC129257522 gene encoding scaffold attachment factor B2-like isoform X4: MEELEPDELMDGDYLQVDSTGDPSMDGLSQESMDAGAVDFQISDEDVIGKLDPETVIDSVDCEMDDMNDDAINITADDDQLLTEDEALGDQVEETKAANVSGHESSTYEDHFKTSAETDNSGLSSTGAKDAVDSNKVEKETTDASTTEKQEVDNESLVVHVDEPSILELEGVLTKPENKAAAEDTPAVVQADADTQKESTPGKEKWELETQEKKDEGESSEQAEQAVSKTDEETAGDSTASVETTGDKKDSPEEVSTEDAERRSSTGSSTGKPGSEKERRPGTGRVGGRNLWVCNLSKTTRAADLKAAFSKYGKVAGAKVVTNARSPGTLCYGFVMMSASSEAQRAMNHLHRTELHGRTIHVEWAGNDPVPGGRKPPLIPPSLLLAEKEKEKEREKEKEKEKEKAKEEANAAASVAVKTEKEETKPAEEKTGSDSKETKPPAASPAGKSPAKAGDDNKSTSKTEPVSDTESKSQSESKEKSDKDKERDRKDILSFDKIKEQRDRTRLTKRERELRDMERRKERERMANFRRQREILRRRKREEEDKVRRERDQLKMQRMQLEQERQERERLERERMRLQQERQREQERLERERALNMQLRLEQEHRTAMKRTMDARGMPMHEMDPYMGEQKRRMAMETGLLPPPVMMQGPMDVAGGMMNQRGPDMGGERRFDRTHHRGGDRRDDTGGRFSGGRFRDDGRNQRADRAGARRDEPRKDRREDSRRDDSRKDTRRDEARRDDVRRDEGRREDVRKEVHRRDGPTRRDDHHSRREEPARREEPARREEPARREEPVRREEAPRRPDAQRRSSAGRREENFPRRDVRETREPRETRETREAREPRTTAPPHQRQEAPRRVDPPKREEPPRREPHSQGRFGGEKDERRVIATNTRNERYDNQGGRAPQEDFNNRGNTGFQDRRRNDRERDRPLSDTYARREPERDRGNFNQDRNRFDGAGDTHFQRRSPPARSKPQPSRGDNWKPDHHGGSSNSDTRRVTSGDHDSWKPNQAPRQTSDRRVELRTVDHHHERPAPREIVDHPSTFSRNRLPDFQPNMNQEPSGWTGGNDNRPIGSFNDRPLIQDPLPRHTPSSDISTGIIGSSSRGEKWPAGRIDSGLGTQPDRWGGGNSLSAMSSSLASSISQSSQPLNSMLGGTGSSSFGSTAFGNNALGNLLSSMNASTGGSSYGLDRHNLPADNRFDSFQGTQGIRRF; the protein is encoded by the exons ATGGAAGAATTAGAGCCAGACGAGCTGATGGATGGTGACTATCTGCAGGTCGATTCCACCGGGGATCCCAGTATGGATGGTCTCTCTCAAGAGAGCATGGATGCTGGTGCTGTAGACTTCCAGATCTCGGACGAG GATGTAATTGGGAAGCTTGACCCCGAGACTGTCATTGATTCAGTGGATTGTGAAATGGACGACATGAATGACGATGCTATCAACATCACTGCCGATGATGACCAACTACTCACCGAAGAT GAAGCACTAGGTGACCAGGTAGAGGAGACCAAAG CAGCAAATGTTTCTGGGCATGAAAGCTCTACTTATGAAGATCACTTTAAAACCTCAGCTGAAACAGATAATTCCGGGTTATCCTCGACGGGAGCTAAAGATGCCGTTGATTCCAACAAGGTGGAGAAGGAAACCACTGACGCATCCACCACAGAGAAGCAAGAAGTTGATAACGAGTCCCTGGTGGTACATGTCGATGAGCCTTCAATCTTGGAGCTTGAAGGAGTGCTAACCAAACCAGAAAACAAGGCCGCAGCTGAAGACACACCTGCAGTCGTGCAGGCTGATGCGGATACCCAGAAGGAATCCACCCCTGGGAAGGAGAAATGGGAGTTGGAAACTCAGGAGAAGAAAGACGAAGGAGAATCTTCTGAGCAAGCCGAACAAGCTGTTAGTAAGACAGATGAGGAGACAGCTGGGGATAGCACTGCTAGTGTTGAGACAACGGGGGACAAGAAAGATTCCCCTGAGGAAGTCTCCACGGAAGATGCCGAGCGGAGAAG CTCTACTGGTTCTAGCACTGGCAAACCTGGCTCAGAGAAGG AGCGTCGTCCAGGCACCGGAAGAGTAGGTGGCCGTAACCTCTGGGTGTGTAATCTCTCCAAGACCACACGTGCAGCCGATCTGAAGGCAGCATTCAGCAAGTATGGGAAG GTTGCTGGTGCCAAGGTCGTGACCAACGCCCGTAGTCCCGGAACCTTATGCTATGGATTTGTGATGATGTCTGCAAGCTCCGAAGCTCAGAGGGCTATGAATCATCTCCATCGTACTGAGCTCCATGGCAGAACTATCCATGTTGAATGG GCTGGTAATGATCCTGTTCCAGGAGGGAGGAAGCCGCCTCTCATTCCACCGTCACTGCTCCTGGcggagaaggagaaagagaaggaaagggaaaaggagaaggagaaggagaaggagaaagcTAAGGAAGAGGCCAATGCCGCTGCTTCTGTGGCGGTGAAAACTGAAAAAGAAGAGACCAAACCTGCTGAAGAGAAGACTGGCAGTGATAGCAAGGAAACAAAGCCGCCTGCAGCATCTCCAG cTGGAAAATCCCCTGCCAAGGCTGGTGATGATAACAAATCAACTTCCAAGACAGAACCAGTATCAGATACAGAATCAAAATCACAGTCTGAAAGCAAGGAGAAGTCTGATAAAGACAAAGAGAGGGATAGGAAAGACATCCTATCTTTTGATAAGATCAAAGAGCAGCGTGATAGAACCAGACTTAccaaaagagaaagagaattgaGAGATATGGAGAGACgcaaagagagggagaggatgGCAAACTTCAGAAGGCAGCGAGAAATTCTGAGACGTCGCAAAAGGGAGGAGGAAGATAAGGTTAGGAGGGAACGTGATCAACTGAAAATGCAGCGCATGCAACTTGAGCAGGAGCGACAGGAAAGGGAGAGGCTTGAGCGAGAAAGAATGCGTCTTCAGcaagagaggcagagagagcAAGAGAGGTTGGAAAGGGAAAGGGCTCTAAACATGCAGCTACGACTTGAGCAAGAGCATCGTACAGCGATGAAACGCACCATGGATGCCAGAGGTATGCCCATGCATGAGATGGATCCATACATGGGAGAGCAGAAGCGCAGAATGGCTATGGAGACTGGCCTGTTGCCACCACCTGTCATGATGCAAGGTCCTATGGATGTTGCTGGGGGGATGATGAACCAGAGGGGGCCAGACATGGGAGGCGAGCGGAGGTTTGATAGGACGCACCATCGGGGAGGTGATCGACGGGATGATACAGGTGGACGCTTCAGTGGAGGAAGGTTCCGAGATGATGGACGGAACCAGAGAGCCGACAGGGCAGGGGCACGCCGAGATGAGCCGAGGAAAGACAGGAGAGAAGATTCAAGACGCGATGATTCTAGAAAAGATACCAGGAGAGATGAAGCGCGAAGagatgatgttcgaagggatgaaGGAAGAAGAGAAGATGTACGGAAAGAGGTTCATCGTCGTGATGGGCCAACAAGAAGGGATGATCATCATTCGAGGAGGGAGGAGCCAGCTAGGAGAGAGGAGCCAGCTAGGAGAGAGGAGCCAGCTAGGAGAGAGGAGCCAGTCAGGAGAGAAGAAGCCCCTCGTAGACCAGACGCTCAGCGAAGATCATCAGCAGGCAGGAGAGAAGAGAATTTCCCGAGAAGAGATGTCAGAGAAACACGAGAACCCAGAGAAACGAGAGAAACAAGAGAAGCTAGAGAGCCAAGAACCACCGCTCCTCCACATCAGAGGCAGGAAGCTCCTCGCCGTGTTGATCCTCCTAAAAGAGAGGAACCTCCCAGGAGGGAACCCCATTCTCAAGGGCGTTTTGGTGGAGAAAAGGATGAGAGGCGTGTCATAGCTACCAACACCCGTAACGAAAGATACGATAATCAGGGAGGTAGAGCTCCACAGGAAGATTTCAACAACCGTGGCAATACTGGGTTCCAGGATAGGCGAAGGAATGACCGAGAGAGAGATCGCCCTTTATCCGACACATATGCTCGCAGAGAACCAGAGAGAGACAGAGGTAACTTCAACCAGGACCGGAATCGCTTTGATGGAGCTGGAGATACACACTTTCAGCGTAGATCTCCTCCAGCAAGAAGCAAGCCCCAGCCTAGCAGAGGGGACAACTGGAAACCAGATCATCATGGCGGTTCATCCAATAGTGATACTAGGAGAGTCACCAGTGGAGACCATGATTCTTGGAAGCCGAACCAAGCTCCCCGTCAGACCAGTGACCGCAGGGTAGAGCTCAGAACCGTTGATCACCACCATGAGCGTCCAGCCCCCAGAGAGATCGTGGATCACCCTTCTACCTTCAGTCGTAACAGGTTGCCTGATTTCCAGCCAAACATGAACCAAGAACCCAGTGGATGGACGGGAGGCAACGACAATCGTCCTATTGGTAGTTTCAACGACAGACCACTCATACAGGATCCCTTGCCAAGGCACACCCCGAGCAGTGACATCAGCACGGGCATCATTGGGAGTTCCTCCAGAGGAGAGAAGTGGCCTGCCGGCAGGATAGATTCGGGCCTCGGCACTCAACCAGACCGATGGGGTGGGGGTAATTCTCTATCAGCCATGTCTTCCTCCCTCGCCTCAAGCATTTCTCAGAGTTCCCAACCCCTCAACTCCATGCTTGGCGGCACAGGATCATCCAGCTTTGGAAGTACTGCATTTGGCAATAACGCGCTTGGTAACCTCCTCAGCAGTATGAATGCCAGTACAGGTGGGTCTAGCTATGGATTAGACAGACACAACTTACCAGCTGATAATCGTTTTGATTCATTCCAAGGTACGCAAGGGATACGCCGATTTTAA
- the LOC129257522 gene encoding SAFB-like transcription modulator isoform X2, with translation MLFCCFLQALTEEGADPNTIVIDGTGAKGTARKATPRRSAGKQDEEQEEHMEELEPDELMDGDYLQVDSTGDPSMDGLSQESMDAGAVDFQISDEDVIGKLDPETVIDSVDCEMDDMNDDAINITADDDQLLTEDEALGDQVEETKANVSGHESSTYEDHFKTSAETDNSGLSSTGAKDAVDSNKVEKETTDASTTEKQEVDNESLVVHVDEPSILELEGVLTKPENKAAAEDTPAVVQADADTQKESTPGKEKWELETQEKKDEGESSEQAEQAVSKTDEETAGDSTASVETTGDKKDSPEEVSTEDAERRSSTGSSTGKPGSEKERRPGTGRVGGRNLWVCNLSKTTRAADLKAAFSKYGKVAGAKVVTNARSPGTLCYGFVMMSASSEAQRAMNHLHRTELHGRTIHVEWAGNDPVPGGRKPPLIPPSLLLAEKEKEKEREKEKEKEKEKAKEEANAAASVAVKTEKEETKPAEEKTGSDSKETKPPAASPAGKSPAKAGDDNKSTSKTEPVSDTESKSQSESKEKSDKDKERDRKDILSFDKIKEQRDRTRLTKRERELRDMERRKERERMANFRRQREILRRRKREEEDKVRRERDQLKMQRMQLEQERQERERLERERMRLQQERQREQERLERERALNMQLRLEQEHRTAMKRTMDARGMPMHEMDPYMGEQKRRMAMETGLLPPPVMMQGPMDVAGGMMNQRGPDMGGERRFDRTHHRGGDRRDDTGGRFSGGRFRDDGRNQRADRAGARRDEPRKDRREDSRRDDSRKDTRRDEARRDDVRRDEGRREDVRKEVHRRDGPTRRDDHHSRREEPARREEPARREEPARREEPVRREEAPRRPDAQRRSSAGRREENFPRRDVRETREPRETRETREAREPRTTAPPHQRQEAPRRVDPPKREEPPRREPHSQGRFGGEKDERRVIATNTRNERYDNQGGRAPQEDFNNRGNTGFQDRRRNDRERDRPLSDTYARREPERDRGNFNQDRNRFDGAGDTHFQRRSPPARSKPQPSRGDNWKPDHHGGSSNSDTRRVTSGDHDSWKPNQAPRQTSDRRVELRTVDHHHERPAPREIVDHPSTFSRNRLPDFQPNMNQEPSGWTGGNDNRPIGSFNDRPLIQDPLPRHTPSSDISTGIIGSSSRGEKWPAGRIDSGLGTQPDRWGGGNSLSAMSSSLASSISQSSQPLNSMLGGTGSSSFGSTAFGNNALGNLLSSMNASTGGSSYGLDRHNLPADNRFDSFQGTQGIRRF, from the exons ATGTTATTTTGCTGTTTTTTGCAGGCCCTAACAGAAGAAGGTGCAGATCCAAACACAATTGTCATTGATGGAACAGGTGCCAAAGGTACAGCTCGAAAGGCAACACCAA ggaGATCAGCTGGCAAACAAGAT gaGGAGCAGGAGGAACATATGGAAGAATTAGAGCCAGACGAGCTGATGGATGGTGACTATCTGCAGGTCGATTCCACCGGGGATCCCAGTATGGATGGTCTCTCTCAAGAGAGCATGGATGCTGGTGCTGTAGACTTCCAGATCTCGGACGAG GATGTAATTGGGAAGCTTGACCCCGAGACTGTCATTGATTCAGTGGATTGTGAAATGGACGACATGAATGACGATGCTATCAACATCACTGCCGATGATGACCAACTACTCACCGAAGAT GAAGCACTAGGTGACCAGGTAGAGGAGACCAAAG CAAATGTTTCTGGGCATGAAAGCTCTACTTATGAAGATCACTTTAAAACCTCAGCTGAAACAGATAATTCCGGGTTATCCTCGACGGGAGCTAAAGATGCCGTTGATTCCAACAAGGTGGAGAAGGAAACCACTGACGCATCCACCACAGAGAAGCAAGAAGTTGATAACGAGTCCCTGGTGGTACATGTCGATGAGCCTTCAATCTTGGAGCTTGAAGGAGTGCTAACCAAACCAGAAAACAAGGCCGCAGCTGAAGACACACCTGCAGTCGTGCAGGCTGATGCGGATACCCAGAAGGAATCCACCCCTGGGAAGGAGAAATGGGAGTTGGAAACTCAGGAGAAGAAAGACGAAGGAGAATCTTCTGAGCAAGCCGAACAAGCTGTTAGTAAGACAGATGAGGAGACAGCTGGGGATAGCACTGCTAGTGTTGAGACAACGGGGGACAAGAAAGATTCCCCTGAGGAAGTCTCCACGGAAGATGCCGAGCGGAGAAG CTCTACTGGTTCTAGCACTGGCAAACCTGGCTCAGAGAAGG AGCGTCGTCCAGGCACCGGAAGAGTAGGTGGCCGTAACCTCTGGGTGTGTAATCTCTCCAAGACCACACGTGCAGCCGATCTGAAGGCAGCATTCAGCAAGTATGGGAAG GTTGCTGGTGCCAAGGTCGTGACCAACGCCCGTAGTCCCGGAACCTTATGCTATGGATTTGTGATGATGTCTGCAAGCTCCGAAGCTCAGAGGGCTATGAATCATCTCCATCGTACTGAGCTCCATGGCAGAACTATCCATGTTGAATGG GCTGGTAATGATCCTGTTCCAGGAGGGAGGAAGCCGCCTCTCATTCCACCGTCACTGCTCCTGGcggagaaggagaaagagaaggaaagggaaaaggagaaggagaaggagaaggagaaagcTAAGGAAGAGGCCAATGCCGCTGCTTCTGTGGCGGTGAAAACTGAAAAAGAAGAGACCAAACCTGCTGAAGAGAAGACTGGCAGTGATAGCAAGGAAACAAAGCCGCCTGCAGCATCTCCAG cTGGAAAATCCCCTGCCAAGGCTGGTGATGATAACAAATCAACTTCCAAGACAGAACCAGTATCAGATACAGAATCAAAATCACAGTCTGAAAGCAAGGAGAAGTCTGATAAAGACAAAGAGAGGGATAGGAAAGACATCCTATCTTTTGATAAGATCAAAGAGCAGCGTGATAGAACCAGACTTAccaaaagagaaagagaattgaGAGATATGGAGAGACgcaaagagagggagaggatgGCAAACTTCAGAAGGCAGCGAGAAATTCTGAGACGTCGCAAAAGGGAGGAGGAAGATAAGGTTAGGAGGGAACGTGATCAACTGAAAATGCAGCGCATGCAACTTGAGCAGGAGCGACAGGAAAGGGAGAGGCTTGAGCGAGAAAGAATGCGTCTTCAGcaagagaggcagagagagcAAGAGAGGTTGGAAAGGGAAAGGGCTCTAAACATGCAGCTACGACTTGAGCAAGAGCATCGTACAGCGATGAAACGCACCATGGATGCCAGAGGTATGCCCATGCATGAGATGGATCCATACATGGGAGAGCAGAAGCGCAGAATGGCTATGGAGACTGGCCTGTTGCCACCACCTGTCATGATGCAAGGTCCTATGGATGTTGCTGGGGGGATGATGAACCAGAGGGGGCCAGACATGGGAGGCGAGCGGAGGTTTGATAGGACGCACCATCGGGGAGGTGATCGACGGGATGATACAGGTGGACGCTTCAGTGGAGGAAGGTTCCGAGATGATGGACGGAACCAGAGAGCCGACAGGGCAGGGGCACGCCGAGATGAGCCGAGGAAAGACAGGAGAGAAGATTCAAGACGCGATGATTCTAGAAAAGATACCAGGAGAGATGAAGCGCGAAGagatgatgttcgaagggatgaaGGAAGAAGAGAAGATGTACGGAAAGAGGTTCATCGTCGTGATGGGCCAACAAGAAGGGATGATCATCATTCGAGGAGGGAGGAGCCAGCTAGGAGAGAGGAGCCAGCTAGGAGAGAGGAGCCAGCTAGGAGAGAGGAGCCAGTCAGGAGAGAAGAAGCCCCTCGTAGACCAGACGCTCAGCGAAGATCATCAGCAGGCAGGAGAGAAGAGAATTTCCCGAGAAGAGATGTCAGAGAAACACGAGAACCCAGAGAAACGAGAGAAACAAGAGAAGCTAGAGAGCCAAGAACCACCGCTCCTCCACATCAGAGGCAGGAAGCTCCTCGCCGTGTTGATCCTCCTAAAAGAGAGGAACCTCCCAGGAGGGAACCCCATTCTCAAGGGCGTTTTGGTGGAGAAAAGGATGAGAGGCGTGTCATAGCTACCAACACCCGTAACGAAAGATACGATAATCAGGGAGGTAGAGCTCCACAGGAAGATTTCAACAACCGTGGCAATACTGGGTTCCAGGATAGGCGAAGGAATGACCGAGAGAGAGATCGCCCTTTATCCGACACATATGCTCGCAGAGAACCAGAGAGAGACAGAGGTAACTTCAACCAGGACCGGAATCGCTTTGATGGAGCTGGAGATACACACTTTCAGCGTAGATCTCCTCCAGCAAGAAGCAAGCCCCAGCCTAGCAGAGGGGACAACTGGAAACCAGATCATCATGGCGGTTCATCCAATAGTGATACTAGGAGAGTCACCAGTGGAGACCATGATTCTTGGAAGCCGAACCAAGCTCCCCGTCAGACCAGTGACCGCAGGGTAGAGCTCAGAACCGTTGATCACCACCATGAGCGTCCAGCCCCCAGAGAGATCGTGGATCACCCTTCTACCTTCAGTCGTAACAGGTTGCCTGATTTCCAGCCAAACATGAACCAAGAACCCAGTGGATGGACGGGAGGCAACGACAATCGTCCTATTGGTAGTTTCAACGACAGACCACTCATACAGGATCCCTTGCCAAGGCACACCCCGAGCAGTGACATCAGCACGGGCATCATTGGGAGTTCCTCCAGAGGAGAGAAGTGGCCTGCCGGCAGGATAGATTCGGGCCTCGGCACTCAACCAGACCGATGGGGTGGGGGTAATTCTCTATCAGCCATGTCTTCCTCCCTCGCCTCAAGCATTTCTCAGAGTTCCCAACCCCTCAACTCCATGCTTGGCGGCACAGGATCATCCAGCTTTGGAAGTACTGCATTTGGCAATAACGCGCTTGGTAACCTCCTCAGCAGTATGAATGCCAGTACAGGTGGGTCTAGCTATGGATTAGACAGACACAACTTACCAGCTGATAATCGTTTTGATTCATTCCAAGGTACGCAAGGGATACGCCGATTTTAA